From the genome of Methylocystis bryophila, one region includes:
- the shc gene encoding squalene--hopene cyclase yields the protein MTSSAAKREQTAPAHNLRAAIESAARGAADWLVRNQKPDGHWAGRPETNACMEAEWILALWFLGLENHPLRQRLGQSLLVTQREDGAWQVYHGAPNGDVNATVEAYAALRSLGVSDDDPALVKARAWIASKGGLAHIRVFTRYWLALIGEWPWHKTPNIPAEIVWFPLWTPFSIYHFAQWARATLMAIAVLSAKRPSRPLPPERRLDALFPRGRENFDYTLPPKVGAGGWDRFFRGTDVILHALQWLGGELNIGLFRDAAVRHVLEWIVRHQDADGGWGGIQPPWIYSLMALHASGYPLDHPVMAKGLEALNDPGWRWDVGDATWIGATNSPVWDTILALLAFDDAGLMEDYPEPVEKAVQWVLDRQVRVPGDWSVKLPHVKPGGWAFEYANIRYPDTDDTAVALIALAPFRKDPKWRAKGIEEAIQLGVDWLIGMQSVSGGWGAFDKDNTQTILTKIPFCDFGEALDPPSVDVTAHIVEAFGKLGISREHPSMVCALDYLKREQEADGAWFGRWGVNYVYGTGAVLPALKAIGEDMSQDYVSRACDWLIARQQEDGGWGESCASYMDIASAGRGATTASQTAWALMALLAVDRPQDKEAIERGCLYLIESQKDGTWFEAHYTGTGFPGYGVGQTIKLTDPSLQQRLMQGPELSRAFMLRYDLYRHYFPMMALGRALRGQTTAGQTEASIDLQARLSQGPELSRAFMVRWDLYRQYFPIMALGRALRRNLD from the coding sequence GTGACGAGTTCGGCCGCCAAACGAGAGCAGACCGCGCCCGCGCATAATCTTCGCGCCGCGATTGAGTCCGCCGCGCGCGGAGCGGCCGACTGGCTCGTGCGCAACCAAAAGCCCGACGGCCATTGGGCGGGCCGGCCCGAGACCAACGCCTGCATGGAGGCGGAATGGATTCTCGCGCTGTGGTTCTTGGGGCTTGAAAACCATCCGCTGCGCCAGCGGCTCGGCCAGTCGCTCCTCGTCACACAGCGCGAGGACGGCGCCTGGCAGGTCTATCACGGCGCCCCCAACGGGGACGTCAACGCCACTGTCGAGGCTTACGCGGCGCTCCGTTCCTTGGGCGTATCCGACGACGATCCGGCGCTCGTGAAGGCTCGGGCTTGGATCGCCTCCAAGGGCGGGCTCGCCCATATCCGCGTCTTCACGCGCTATTGGCTGGCGCTCATCGGCGAATGGCCCTGGCATAAGACGCCGAACATTCCCGCCGAGATCGTCTGGTTCCCGCTCTGGACGCCCTTCTCGATCTATCATTTCGCGCAATGGGCGCGCGCGACGCTCATGGCGATCGCCGTGCTCTCGGCCAAGCGCCCGTCGCGACCGCTGCCGCCCGAGCGCCGTCTCGACGCGCTGTTTCCGCGAGGACGCGAGAACTTCGATTACACGCTGCCGCCTAAGGTCGGGGCCGGGGGGTGGGATAGGTTCTTCCGCGGAACCGACGTCATCCTGCACGCGCTGCAGTGGCTAGGCGGCGAGCTCAATATCGGCCTCTTCCGCGACGCGGCGGTGCGGCACGTGCTTGAATGGATTGTGCGCCACCAGGACGCCGACGGCGGCTGGGGCGGCATTCAGCCGCCGTGGATTTACAGCCTCATGGCGCTGCATGCGTCCGGCTACCCGCTCGATCATCCCGTGATGGCCAAGGGGCTCGAGGCCTTGAACGATCCCGGCTGGCGCTGGGACGTCGGGGACGCGACCTGGATCGGCGCGACCAACAGCCCGGTCTGGGACACGATTCTCGCGCTCCTCGCTTTCGACGACGCGGGGCTCATGGAGGATTATCCCGAGCCCGTCGAGAAGGCGGTGCAATGGGTGCTCGATCGTCAGGTGCGCGTTCCCGGCGACTGGTCCGTCAAGCTGCCGCATGTAAAGCCCGGCGGCTGGGCGTTTGAATATGCCAACATCCGTTATCCCGACACCGACGACACCGCTGTCGCGCTGATCGCGCTCGCGCCCTTCCGCAAGGATCCGAAGTGGCGCGCCAAGGGGATCGAGGAGGCCATTCAGCTGGGCGTCGACTGGCTTATCGGCATGCAGAGCGTGAGCGGCGGCTGGGGCGCTTTCGACAAGGACAACACTCAGACGATCCTCACCAAGATTCCCTTCTGCGATTTTGGCGAGGCGCTCGATCCGCCCTCGGTCGACGTGACCGCGCATATCGTTGAGGCTTTCGGCAAGCTCGGCATATCGCGCGAGCATCCGTCGATGGTCTGCGCGCTCGATTATCTCAAGCGGGAGCAGGAGGCTGACGGGGCGTGGTTCGGGCGCTGGGGCGTGAACTACGTCTATGGGACGGGCGCGGTGCTGCCGGCGCTGAAAGCCATAGGCGAGGACATGAGCCAGGACTATGTGTCGCGCGCCTGCGACTGGCTGATCGCTCGCCAGCAGGAAGACGGCGGCTGGGGCGAGAGCTGCGCCTCCTATATGGACATCGCCAGCGCGGGACGCGGCGCGACCACCGCCTCGCAGACCGCCTGGGCGCTGATGGCCTTGCTGGCGGTCGACAGGCCGCAGGACAAGGAAGCGATCGAGCGCGGCTGTCTTTATCTGATCGAGAGTCAGAAAGACGGAACCTGGTTCGAGGCGCATTACACGGGCACGGGCTTTCCCGGCTATGGCGTGGGACAGACGATCAAGCTGACCGATCCGAGCTTGCAGCAGCGGCTGATGCAGGGGCCTGAATTATCCCGCGCCTTCATGCTGCGCTACGATCTCTACCGCCATTATTTCCCGATGATGGCGCTTGGGCGGGCGCTGCGCGGACAAACGACTGCGGGACAGACCGAGGCTTCCATCGATCTGCAAGCGCGCTTGAGCCAAGGTCCCGAGCTCTCGCGGGCCTTCATGGTCCGCTGGGATCTCTATCGGCAGTATTTTCCGATCATGGCGCTGGGCCGGGCGCTGCGGAGGAACTTGGACTGA
- a CDS encoding peptidoglycan-binding domain-containing protein, whose protein sequence is MRLLIFFGLAVMVMVPVNALFLQDGRHPAPLFHLAAIEPEATRVDAPLPPTRPATVSATKIEAAKSEPGKTDSVSKANASDLIGDLIEGRPPANGAKARHGKDAIGEEIAHAAGDKQTVLLAQRALVKLGYVLHQDGVFGGTTRQAIEKFERANHMPVTGELTPKLIKMLSQRSGVAAR, encoded by the coding sequence ATGCGCCTGCTGATCTTCTTCGGACTGGCGGTGATGGTCATGGTGCCCGTCAACGCGCTCTTCCTGCAGGATGGCCGCCATCCGGCGCCGCTGTTCCACTTGGCGGCGATCGAGCCCGAGGCGACGCGCGTCGATGCGCCCTTGCCCCCGACACGCCCGGCCACGGTCTCGGCGACCAAAATCGAGGCCGCCAAGTCGGAGCCCGGGAAAACGGACAGCGTCAGCAAGGCGAACGCCTCTGATCTTATCGGCGATTTGATCGAGGGCCGGCCCCCCGCGAACGGCGCGAAAGCGCGTCACGGCAAGGATGCGATCGGCGAGGAAATCGCGCATGCGGCGGGCGATAAACAGACGGTGCTCCTCGCCCAACGCGCCCTCGTCAAGCTCGGCTATGTTCTGCATCAGGACGGGGTTTTCGGTGGAACGACCCGGCAGGCGATCGAGAAATTCGAGCGCGCCAATCACATGCCGGTAACGGGAGAGCTGACGCCGAAGCTCATTAAGATGCTGAGCCAGCGCTCGGGCGTCGCCGCGCGATAA
- a CDS encoding PAS domain-containing sensor histidine kinase: MQCSSAVKSLNAPTWLEQLAPDHGAEDAVSRERQKLFILLRLVAGGGALLLAPLYLLLIGLPTPQHLSLFILSLTPFVAIGVLKRTGDLSFAQNVSISGWSALAVGVCLSAKGFEPVAGLLLTVALIEAALALDAIVVGAVACAGLVLVAIHAGLPLFGDIALSPGRLDIALAGAPLLCYAALLASGGVLVERARTRADRRNARDLGLLTAAIGDIVAYFDRRGAATSVLGEKHRAYGLEPNDLLGRGFLQRVHMADRPAFLALGAQAAADGEPSQATLRILVNRPDRDGGVHFLRFEARAYPMSAAEGCADEDSGAFVCVFRDATAATRAEEEIAAAQRESKLAQTAKTRFLATVSHELRTPLNAIIGFAEMLANPELEMRPQEARKRSEYARIISESGRRLHEVVNTIIDISKIESGAMQILIEPFSLSALMDQCCDTLRAKAADREITLVCNHPPQSEDVWADRRACKQILVSLLSNAIKFTPPSGRVSLSLAIEGAHYAISVKDTGVGISPADIARLGEPFFQASASDDRAFEGAGLGLAVVRGLVGLHGGRIGIESAPRVGTTVTVRLPQDCRNSGKTRAPVKIETVQRHAGGGDRSGAVKKIA; this comes from the coding sequence TTGCAGTGTTCCTCGGCCGTGAAAAGCCTCAACGCGCCCACGTGGCTCGAGCAGCTCGCTCCCGATCACGGCGCCGAGGACGCCGTTTCGCGGGAACGGCAAAAGCTCTTCATCCTGCTGCGATTGGTCGCCGGCGGCGGCGCGCTGCTGCTCGCGCCGCTCTATCTGCTGCTGATCGGCCTGCCGACGCCGCAGCATCTGTCGCTGTTTATCCTCTCGCTCACGCCTTTCGTCGCGATCGGCGTGTTGAAACGCACCGGCGACCTGTCCTTCGCGCAGAATGTCTCGATCAGCGGCTGGTCGGCGCTCGCGGTCGGGGTCTGCCTGTCGGCGAAGGGTTTCGAACCCGTTGCGGGGCTGTTGCTGACGGTGGCGCTGATCGAAGCCGCGTTAGCGCTCGATGCGATCGTTGTCGGAGCCGTGGCTTGCGCGGGCCTCGTGTTGGTCGCCATCCACGCGGGTCTGCCGCTCTTCGGCGACATTGCGCTGTCGCCCGGCCGCCTCGACATTGCCTTGGCGGGAGCTCCGCTCCTTTGCTACGCGGCCTTGCTCGCCTCGGGCGGGGTGCTCGTCGAGCGGGCGCGCACGCGCGCCGATCGCCGCAACGCCCGCGATCTCGGATTGCTCACTGCCGCGATCGGCGACATCGTCGCCTATTTCGACCGGCGCGGCGCCGCGACTTCGGTCCTGGGCGAGAAGCATCGGGCCTACGGGCTCGAGCCGAACGATTTGCTGGGGCGCGGCTTTCTGCAACGCGTGCACATGGCGGATCGCCCAGCGTTTCTGGCGCTCGGCGCCCAAGCCGCGGCGGACGGCGAGCCGTCGCAGGCCACTCTTCGGATTCTCGTGAACCGACCCGATCGCGACGGCGGCGTCCATTTTCTTCGCTTCGAGGCCCGCGCCTATCCCATGAGCGCCGCGGAAGGCTGCGCCGATGAGGACTCGGGCGCCTTCGTCTGCGTTTTTCGCGACGCGACCGCGGCGACCCGAGCGGAGGAGGAGATCGCCGCCGCGCAACGCGAGAGCAAGCTCGCGCAGACCGCCAAGACGCGCTTCCTCGCGACTGTCAGCCACGAGCTGCGCACGCCGCTCAATGCGATCATCGGCTTTGCTGAAATGCTCGCCAATCCCGAGCTCGAGATGAGGCCGCAGGAGGCGCGCAAGCGGAGCGAATATGCGCGGATCATCAGCGAATCCGGCCGTCGCTTGCATGAAGTCGTCAACACGATCATCGACATTTCGAAAATCGAGTCCGGCGCGATGCAAATCCTGATCGAGCCCTTCTCACTCAGCGCGCTGATGGATCAGTGCTGCGACACATTGCGTGCGAAGGCGGCGGACCGCGAGATAACCCTTGTCTGCAATCATCCGCCCCAAAGCGAGGACGTCTGGGCCGACAGGCGCGCCTGCAAGCAGATTCTCGTCAGCCTGCTCTCCAACGCGATCAAATTCACGCCGCCCTCAGGCCGCGTGAGCTTGAGTCTGGCGATCGAGGGCGCTCATTACGCGATAAGCGTCAAGGATACGGGCGTCGGCATCTCGCCCGCCGACATCGCCCGGCTCGGCGAGCCTTTCTTTCAGGCGAGCGCCTCGGACGATCGCGCTTTCGAGGGCGCAGGACTCGGGCTCGCGGTGGTTCGGGGTCTCGTCGGGCTGCATGGCGGCCGCATCGGCATCGAAAGCGCGCCGCGGGTCGGCACGACCGTGACCGTGCGCCTGCCGCAGGACTGCCGGAATAGTGGAAAGACGCGCGCGCCGGTCAAGATCGAAACGGTTCAACGTCACGCCGGCGGCGGCGACAGAAGCGGAGCGGTGAAAAAAATTGCCTAA
- a CDS encoding SRPBCC family protein — translation MSEALTRSINTEKDFEQPVETLWRAMTDSEWLAVWFFPNDIEPVVGHKFTIWSRPIERWDGEFKCQVLEVIPEKLLRFSWSGGHEELKAFGREMSTSVTWTLAPLPNGGARVVFTHEGFAADPAADALYEVMQKGSESVLRSLAKRLPDLIEHGA, via the coding sequence GTGTCGGAAGCTCTGACCCGAAGCATCAATACGGAAAAAGACTTCGAACAGCCGGTCGAAACGCTCTGGCGCGCCATGACGGACTCCGAATGGCTTGCGGTCTGGTTCTTTCCAAACGACATTGAACCGGTCGTAGGACATAAGTTCACAATATGGAGCCGGCCGATCGAGCGTTGGGACGGCGAGTTCAAATGCCAGGTGCTCGAGGTCATTCCGGAAAAACTGCTGCGCTTCAGCTGGTCCGGCGGGCACGAGGAGCTGAAAGCCTTCGGCCGCGAGATGTCCACCAGCGTCACCTGGACGCTCGCTCCACTTCCGAACGGCGGCGCGCGCGTCGTCTTCACGCATGAGGGGTTTGCTGCGGACCCTGCGGCGGACGCGCTTTACGAGGTCATGCAGAAGGGCTCGGAGAGCGTGTTGAGAAGCCTCGCGAAAAGGCTTCCGGATCTCATCGAGCACGGCGCATGA
- the lepA gene encoding translation elongation factor 4 translates to MTAHPIDNIRNFSIVAHIDHGKSTLADRLIQLTGTIADREMVDQVLDSMDIERERGITIKAQTVRLDYKAKDGKSYVLNLMDTPGHVDFAYEVSRSLHACEGSLLVVDASQGVEAQTLANVYQAIDAGHEIVPVLNKIDLPAAEPDRIKQQIEEVIGLDASDAVPISAKTGLGVDEVLEAIVKRLPPPKGDETAPLKAGLVDSWYDAYLGVVVLVRIFDGVMKKGQKIKMIGANAHYEIDRIGVFKPKMQDVAQLGPGEIGFITAQIKQVADTRVGDTITDDKRPCAEALPGYKPAQPVVFCGLFPVDAADFEDLRAAIGKLRLNDASFSYEMETSAALGFGFRCGFLGLLHLEIIQERLHREFNLDLIATAPSVVYKILLTNGEEIELHNPADMPDVVRIEEIREPWIRATIMTPDDYLGAVLKLCQDRRGVQADLNYVGKRAMAVYDLPLNEVVFDFYDRLKSISKGYASFDYQITDYRPGDLVKMSILVNAEPVDALSMLVHRTRADGRGRQMCEKLKELIPPHMFQVPIQAAIGGKIIARETVRAFRKDVTAKCYGGDATRKRKLLEKQKEGKKKMRQFGRVEIPQEAFIAALKMEG, encoded by the coding sequence ATGACCGCTCACCCCATCGACAACATCCGCAATTTCTCGATCGTCGCCCACATCGACCACGGCAAGTCGACGCTTGCCGACCGGCTGATCCAGCTCACCGGGACGATCGCCGACCGCGAGATGGTCGACCAAGTGCTCGACTCGATGGACATCGAGCGCGAGCGCGGCATCACGATCAAGGCGCAAACCGTCCGCCTCGACTACAAGGCCAAGGATGGCAAAAGCTATGTCCTCAATCTGATGGACACGCCCGGGCACGTCGACTTCGCCTATGAGGTCTCGCGCTCGCTGCACGCCTGCGAGGGCTCTCTTCTCGTCGTCGACGCCTCTCAGGGGGTCGAAGCCCAGACACTCGCCAATGTCTATCAGGCGATCGACGCCGGGCATGAGATCGTCCCCGTCCTGAACAAGATCGACCTGCCGGCGGCCGAGCCCGACCGCATCAAGCAGCAGATCGAGGAGGTCATAGGCCTCGACGCCTCCGACGCCGTGCCGATCTCGGCCAAGACAGGCCTTGGGGTCGACGAGGTGCTGGAAGCCATCGTCAAGCGCCTGCCGCCGCCCAAGGGCGACGAGACCGCGCCGCTCAAAGCCGGCCTCGTCGACAGCTGGTACGACGCCTATCTCGGCGTCGTCGTGCTCGTGCGAATCTTCGACGGCGTCATGAAGAAGGGCCAGAAGATCAAGATGATCGGCGCGAATGCGCATTATGAGATCGATCGGATCGGCGTCTTCAAGCCCAAGATGCAGGACGTCGCCCAGCTCGGTCCCGGCGAGATCGGCTTCATCACCGCGCAGATCAAGCAGGTCGCGGACACGCGCGTCGGCGACACGATTACCGACGACAAGCGTCCCTGCGCCGAGGCGCTCCCCGGCTACAAGCCCGCGCAGCCTGTCGTCTTCTGCGGGCTCTTCCCGGTCGACGCCGCCGATTTCGAAGATTTGCGCGCGGCCATCGGCAAGCTGCGCCTCAATGACGCGAGCTTCTCCTATGAGATGGAGACCTCGGCGGCGCTTGGCTTCGGCTTTCGCTGCGGCTTTCTTGGGCTCCTGCACTTAGAGATCATTCAGGAGCGCCTGCATCGCGAGTTCAACCTCGACCTCATCGCGACGGCGCCGTCAGTCGTCTACAAGATCCTGCTCACCAACGGCGAGGAGATCGAGCTGCATAATCCGGCCGACATGCCGGACGTGGTGCGGATCGAGGAAATCCGCGAGCCCTGGATCCGCGCGACGATCATGACGCCCGACGACTATCTCGGCGCGGTGCTGAAGCTCTGTCAGGATCGGCGCGGCGTGCAGGCCGACCTCAACTATGTCGGCAAGCGCGCGATGGCCGTCTACGACCTGCCGCTGAACGAGGTCGTGTTCGACTTTTATGACCGCCTGAAGTCGATCTCGAAGGGCTATGCGAGCTTCGATTATCAGATCACCGACTATCGCCCCGGCGATCTCGTCAAGATGAGCATTCTCGTGAACGCGGAGCCCGTCGACGCGCTCTCCATGCTCGTGCACCGCACGCGCGCGGATGGGCGCGGACGGCAGATGTGCGAAAAGCTGAAAGAGTTGATCCCGCCGCATATGTTCCAGGTGCCGATTCAGGCGGCGATCGGCGGCAAGATCATCGCGCGCGAAACCGTGCGCGCCTTCCGCAAGGACGTGACGGCGAAGTGCTACGGCGGCGACGCGACTCGTAAGAGAAAGCTGCTCGAGAAGCAGAAGGAAGGCAAGAAGAAGATGCGCCAGTTCGGGCGGGTGGAAATCCCGCAGGAGGCGTTTATCGCCGCGCTGAAGATGGAGGGGTAG
- a CDS encoding AbrB/MazE/SpoVT family DNA-binding domain-containing protein, which translates to MSTKVDEKGEITLSKEILEAAGIHAGDSVILRPRLDGGVVVEKAGSHASGDAYRAVLEDMARRKPFKGFTTDELMAFTRGED; encoded by the coding sequence ATGAGCACGAAAGTCGACGAGAAGGGCGAAATCACGCTGTCGAAAGAGATTCTCGAGGCGGCAGGCATTCACGCTGGAGACAGCGTGATCTTGCGCCCTCGGCTCGACGGCGGGGTGGTCGTTGAAAAGGCCGGTAGCCACGCCAGCGGCGACGCTTATCGAGCAGTTTTAGAGGACATGGCGCGGCGCAAGCCGTTCAAAGGGTTTACGACAGACGAGTTGATGGCCTTCACGCGAGGCGAGGATTGA
- a CDS encoding type II toxin-antitoxin system VapC family toxin, whose product MIFVDTNILIDIATGDLAWFEWSIGALEAARREGAPLIINAVIYAEFSLGFASESDCDAEIARLGLVILDVPKAAAFRAGVAFRAYRRSGGLKTSPLPDFFIGAHASVLGAPILTRDVARYRTYFPEVKIVGPS is encoded by the coding sequence TTGATATTCGTCGACACGAACATCTTGATTGACATCGCCACTGGCGACCTGGCGTGGTTCGAATGGTCGATCGGCGCTCTGGAAGCGGCGAGGCGCGAAGGGGCGCCTCTGATCATCAACGCGGTCATCTACGCGGAGTTTTCCTTGGGGTTCGCGAGCGAAAGCGATTGCGACGCGGAGATCGCGCGATTGGGGCTCGTCATTTTGGATGTGCCAAAGGCGGCAGCATTCCGCGCCGGCGTTGCTTTCCGCGCTTACCGCCGCTCAGGCGGCCTGAAAACGAGTCCGCTACCGGATTTTTTCATCGGCGCCCATGCGAGCGTCCTCGGCGCACCTATTTTGACGCGAGATGTCGCTCGCTACCGCAC